One genomic region from Lepisosteus oculatus isolate fLepOcu1 chromosome 20, fLepOcu1.hap2, whole genome shotgun sequence encodes:
- the aars1 gene encoding alanine--tRNA ligase, cytoplasmic — MDSSLTAAQIRERFIAFFQRHEHQYVHSSSTIPLDDPTLLFANAGMNQFKPIFLNTIDPAHPMAKLRRAANTQKCIRAGGKHNDLDDVGKDVYHHTFFEMLGSWSFGDYFKHLACQMALELLTKEFGIPIERLYVTYFGGHEEAGLEPDLECRQIWLDLGMEESRILPGSMKDNFWEMGDTGPCGPCSEIHYDRIGGRDAAHLVNMDDPNVLEIWNLVFIQFNRESETVLKPLPKKSIDTGMGLERLVSVLQSKMSNYDTDLFVPYFEAIQKGTGARPYSGKVGAEDADGIDMAYRVLADHARTITIALSDGGRPDNTGRGYVLRRILRRAVRYSHEKLGAPRGFFASLVDVVVTSLGDAFPELKKDPDAVKDIINEEEAQFLKTLSRGRRILDRKIQSLGDSKTIPGDTAWLLYDTYGFPLDLTALIAEERGMGVDLEGFEEEKKAAQLKSQGKGAGDEDHIMLDIYAIEELRNKGVPTTDDSLKYCYTSDSSGSYVFEPAVGTVLALRRDKQFMEEVSTGQECGVLLDRTNFYAEQGGQTFDEGYMVREDDSAEDKTEFSVKNVQVRGGFVLHVGTVYGALRVGDHVALHVDEARRRTIMSNHTATHILNFALRSVLGEADQRGSLVAPDRLRFDFTAKGAMTTQEVHRTEDIANGVIQDAKLVYAMEAPLASAKAIQGLRAVFDETYPDPVRVVSIGIPVPDLLADPSGAAGSLTSIEFCGGTHLQNSSHAGPFIIVSEEAIAKGIRRIVTVTGPEAQKAQRKAEALGQSLRALGEKVKVQTAPSKDVQKEIADLTEALGVAAISQWRKDEMREELKGLKKIMDDLDRASKADVQKRVLEKTKQLIESKPNQPLLVMEMESGASAKALNESLKLLKTHSPQTAAMLFTVDNEAGKIICLCQVPQEAANQGLKASEWVQEVCPLLDGKGGGKDMSAQATGRNTHCLQEALRLADDFARLKLGDLKN; from the exons ATGGACTCGTCGCTGACGGCCGCGCAGATCCGGGAGAGGTTCATCGCCTTCTTCCAGAGGCACGAGCACCAGTATGTGCACTCCTCCTCCACCATCCCGCTGGATGACCCCACGCTGCTCTTCGCCAACGCCGGCATGAACCAG TTCAAGCCCATCTTCCTGAACACCATCGACCCCGCCCACCCCATGGCCAAGCTGCGCCGCGCTGCCAACACGCAGAAGTGCATCCGCGCCGGCGGCAAGCACAACGACCTGGACGACGTGGGCAAGGACGTCTACCACCACACCTTCTTCGAGATGCTGGGCTCCTGGTCCTTCGGGGACTACTTCAAG CACCTGGCGTGCCAGATGGCCCTGGAGCTGCTGACGAAGGAGTTCGGGATCCCCATCGAACGTCTGTACGTCACTTACTTCGGAGGGCACGAGGAGGCGGGCCTGGAGCCGGACCTGGAGTGCAGGCAGATCTGGCTGGACCTGGG TATGGAGGAGAGCCGCATCCTGCCCGGAAGCATGAAGGACAATTTCTGGGAGATGGGGGACACGGGCCCCTGCGGGCCCTGCAGCGAGATCCATTACGACCGCATTGGGGGTCGCGACGCCGCCCACCTCGTCAACATGGACGACCCCAACGTGCTGGAGATCTGGAACCTCGTCTTCATCCAGTTCAACCG GGAGTCGGAGACGGTGCTCAAGCCTCTGCCCAAGAAGAGCATCGATACCGGCATGGGGCTGGAGCGCCTGGTCTCCGTCCTGCAGAGCAAGATGTCCAACTACGACACCGACCTCTTCGTGCCCTACTTTGAAGCCATCCAGAAG GGCACGGGTGCCAGACCGTACTCCGGCAAGGTCGGTGCCGAGGACGCGGACGGCATCGACATGGCGTACCGCGTGCTGGCGGACCACGCCCGCACCATCACCATCGCCCTGTCCGACGGAGGCCGCCCCGACAACACGGGCCGCGG GTACGTGCTGAGGAGGATCCTGCGCCGAGCTGTGCGCTACTCCCACGAGAAGCTTGGCGCCCCGCGTGGATTCTTTGCCTCGCTGGTGGACGTGGTGGTGACGTCTCTG GGCGACGCGTTTCCCGAGCTCAAGAAGGACCCCGACGCGGTGAAGGACATCATCAACGAGGAAGAGGCGCAGTTTCTCAAGACCCTCAGCAGGGGGCGGCGCATCCTGGACCGCAAGATCCAGAGCCTAGGGGACAGCAAGACCATCCCAG GGGACACTGCCTGGCTGCTGTACGACACCTACGGCTTCCCACTGGACCTGACGGCCCTCATCGCTGAGGAGAGGGGCATGGGCGTGGACCTGGAGGGCTTCGAGGAGGAGAAGAAGGCGGCCCAG CTGAAGTCCCAGGGGAAGGGCGCGGGCGACGAGGACCACATCATGCTGGACATCTATGCCATCGAGGAACTGAGGAACAAAGGGGTCCCCACGACAGACGACTCCCTCAAATACTGCTACACCTCTGACAGCTCGGGGAGCTACG tCTTTGAGCCGGCTGTGGGCACAGTCTTGGCGCTGCGCAGGGACAAGCAGTTCATGGAGGAGGTGTCAACCGGGCAGGAGTGCGGCGTGCTGCTGGACCGCACCAACTTCTACGCGGAGCAGGGCGGGCAGACCTTCGACGAGGGCTACATGGTCAGAGAGGACGACTCCGCCGAGGAC AAGACAGAGTTCTCGGTGAAGAACGTGCAGGTGCGAGGCGGCTTCGTGCTGCACGTGGGCACGGTGTACGGCGCGCTGCGGGTGGGCGACCACGTGGCGCTGCACGTGGACGAG GCTCGGCGGAGGACCATCATGAGCAACCACACCGCCACGCACATCCTGAACTTCGCTCTGCGCTCGGTGCTGGGCGAGGCTGACCAGCGCGGCTCGCTGGTGGCGCCCGACCGCCTGCGCTTCGACTTCACCGCCAAGGGCGCCATGACCACGCAGGAGGTCCACCGCACGGAGGACATAGCCAACGGCGTGATCCAGGATGCCAAG ctggTATATGCCATGGAGGCGCCCCTGGCCTCAGCGAAGGCGATCCAGGGTTTGCGTGCAGTGTTTGACGAGACCTACCCTGACCCGGTCCGAGTCGTGTCCATCGGCATCCCTGTCCCGGACCTCCTGGCGGACCCGAGTGGGGCGGCCGGCTCCCTCACTTCCATCGAGTTCTGCGGCGGAAC GCACCTGCAGAACTCGAGCCACGCTGGGCCCTTCATCATCGTGTCGGAGGAGGCCATCGCCAAAGGCATCCGCCGCATTGTCACGGTGACCGGCCCTGAGGCGCAGAAG GCCCAGAGGAAGGCTGAGGCTCTCGGCCAGTCTCTCCGAGCCCTGGGCGAGAAGGTGAAGGTGCAGACTGCTCCCAGCAAGGACGTGCAGAAGGAGATTGCTGACCTGACGGAG GCTCTGGGAGTGGCTGCGATCTCGCAGTGGCGGAAGGACGAGATGCGGGAGGAGCTGAAGGGGCTGAAGAAGATCATGGACGATTTGGACAGAGCCAGCAAGGCAGACGTGCAGAAAAGG GTCCTGGAGAAAACAAAGCAGCTGATCGAAAGCAAACCCAACCAGCCTCTCCTGGTCATGGAGATGGAGAGTGGAGCCTCTGCCAAG GCGCTGAACGAGTCTCTGAAGCTGCTGAAGACGCACTCCCCCCAGACGGCTGCCATGCTCTTCACAGTTGACAACGAGGCGGGCAAAATCATCTGCCTGTGCCAGGTGCCGCAG GAGGCGGCTAACCAGGGTCTGAAGGCCAGCGAGTGGGTGCAGGAGgtctgccccctgctggacgGCAAGGGCGGTGGCAAGGATATGTCAGCCCAGGCTACAGGCAGGAATACTCACTGCCTGCAGGAGGCGCTGCGGCTGGCAGACGACTTCGCCCGCCTCAAGCTGGGCGACTTGAAGAACTGA
- the exosc6 gene encoding exosome complex component MTR3, translating to MPVDTKRVRGPDESQSPLLFVLPSTRKPECPQEGREDGRQRSQADVRPVFARCGLISQAKGSAYIEAGNTKLICSVYGPRETDRKDEVDMKSGRLVCDFRFAPFSCPKRGSWIQGSEEKDLSLGMLESLLPAACLHKYPRSQIEVNVVALEHDGSVLAHAVTCASLALADAGIEMYDLVLGCALRQDGPSFLIDPTFAEESGAQSAGSGENQGRVTVALLPSLHQVSGLQSDGEMAEDTLVGAVKACIEGCQRLYPVIQQALARAVRRKAPPTAV from the coding sequence ATGCCGGTGGATACCAAGCGAGTGAGGGGTCCAGATGAGTCTCAGTCTCCGTTACTTTTCGTCCTCCCGAGCACCAGGAAGCCTGAATGTCCGCAGGAAGGCAGGGAGGACGGGAGGCAGCGGAGCCAGGCCGACGTGCGGCCCGTATTTGCGCGATGCGGACTGATCAGCCAGGCAAAGGGGTCTGCCTACATCGAGGCGGGGAACACGAAGCTGATCTGCTCGGTGTACGGACCACGGGAGACCGACAGGAAGGACGAGGTGGACATGAAGTCCGGCAGGCTGGTGTGTGACTTTCGCTTCGCCCCGTTTTCGTGCCCGAAGAGGGGCTCCTGGATCCAGGGCAGCGAAGAGAAGGATCTGTCTCTGGGGATGCTGGAGAGCCTGCTGCCCGCAGCCTGTCTGCACAAGTACCCCCGCTCGCAGATCGAGGTCAACGTGGTGGCGCTGGAGCACGACGGCTCGGTTCTGGCCCACGCCGTCACCTGCGCCTCCCTGGCGCTGGCGGACGCCGGGATCGAGATGTACGACCTGGTCCTGGGCTGCGCGCTGAGGCAGGACGGGCCCTCCTTCCTCATCGACCCCACTTTCGCGGAGGAGAGCGGCGCCCAGTCCGCCGGGTCTGGAGAGAACCAGGGCAGGGTGACTGTGGCTCTGCTGCCCAGCCTCCACCAGGTGTCGGGGCTGCAGTCGGACGGGGAGATGGCGGAGGACACGCTGGTGGGGGCTGTGAAAGCCTGCATCGAGGGGTGCCAGCGCCTGTACCCCGTTATCCAGCAGGCCTTGGCGAGGGCTGTGCGGAGGAAAGCGCCTCCGACAGCCGTCTGA